The following proteins come from a genomic window of Sandaracinaceae bacterium:
- the ansA gene encoding asparaginase, with translation MAEPVSRVMVLYTGGTIGMKKGPRGFEPIEGWFADKIAQQPQLHDPTQPRFTTYPSRSNRRIRYDIEPYSPPLDSANLALADWARFAGDVGRFYDDYDAFVIVHGTDTMAYTASALSFMLAGLTKPVILTGAQIPLEQLRNDALDNLLGALGIAGHYRIPEVGLYFHHKLLRGCRSTKVDAAGLDAFDSPNLPPLAEVGIDVEVRWNLVRSPELGGLKVHTQLSPHVAALRLYPGITRAILENFLRPPLEGLVLETFGSGNAPDRDDDLLGVLREASERGVVIVNVTQCLKGHVRASYAAGRAVLDAGVVPGADMTPEAALAKLAFLLGQGLSPDEVRALAGRSLRGELSEEIED, from the coding sequence ATGGCGGAGCCGGTGTCGCGGGTGATGGTGCTCTATACCGGGGGCACCATCGGTATGAAAAAGGGTCCTCGGGGCTTCGAGCCCATCGAGGGTTGGTTCGCCGACAAGATCGCGCAGCAGCCGCAGCTCCACGACCCGACCCAACCGCGCTTCACCACCTATCCGTCCCGGAGCAACCGGCGGATCCGCTACGACATCGAGCCTTATAGCCCTCCCCTGGACTCGGCGAACCTCGCGCTCGCGGACTGGGCGCGCTTCGCGGGGGACGTGGGTCGGTTCTACGACGACTACGACGCGTTCGTCATCGTGCACGGGACCGACACGATGGCGTACACGGCCAGCGCGCTGAGCTTCATGCTCGCGGGGCTGACCAAGCCGGTGATCCTGACCGGCGCGCAGATCCCGCTCGAGCAGCTGCGGAACGACGCGCTCGACAACCTGCTCGGCGCGCTCGGGATCGCGGGCCACTACCGGATCCCGGAGGTGGGGCTGTATTTCCACCACAAGCTCCTGCGCGGCTGCCGCTCGACCAAGGTCGACGCCGCCGGGCTCGACGCGTTCGACTCGCCCAACCTGCCGCCGCTCGCCGAGGTGGGCATCGACGTGGAGGTGCGGTGGAACCTGGTGCGCTCGCCGGAGCTCGGCGGGCTGAAGGTGCACACGCAGCTGAGCCCCCACGTGGCCGCGCTCCGGCTCTATCCCGGGATCACGCGCGCCATCCTCGAGAACTTCCTCCGGCCCCCGCTCGAAGGCCTCGTGCTCGAGACGTTCGGGAGCGGCAACGCGCCCGACCGGGACGACGACCTGCTCGGCGTGCTGCGCGAGGCGTCCGAGCGCGGCGTGGTGATCGTCAACGTCACGCAGTGCCTGAAGGGCCACGTGCGCGCGAGCTACGCGGCCGGCCGCGCGGTGCTGGACGCCGGAGTGGTGCCGGGCGCGGACATGACGCCGGAGGCGGCGCTGGCGAAGCTCGCGTTCTTGCTCGGTCAGGGCCTCTCGCCAGACGAGGTGCGCGCGCTCGCCGGCCGCTCGCTCCGCGGCGAGCTGAGCGAGGAGATCGAGGACTGA
- a CDS encoding four helix bundle protein, whose product MLRITEEAIVWLRSMKPIWEEVAKHDKNLARQMRDSAASVVGNLAEGEKRGGGHERERFGTAYGSAGETRVWLLSAAALGYVSDEAVEGPADWADKARATMWKLMHRG is encoded by the coding sequence ATGCTCCGGATCACCGAAGAAGCGATCGTTTGGCTGCGCTCGATGAAGCCGATCTGGGAAGAGGTGGCGAAGCACGACAAGAACCTCGCTCGGCAGATGCGGGACAGCGCGGCGAGCGTGGTGGGGAACCTGGCCGAGGGCGAGAAGCGGGGCGGGGGGCACGAGCGGGAGCGGTTCGGCACGGCCTACGGGTCGGCGGGCGAGACCCGGGTGTGGCTGCTCTCTGCGGCCGCGCTGGGATACGTGAGCGACGAGGCGGTCGAAGGGCCCGCGGACTGGGCGGACAAGGCGCGCGCGACGATGTGGAAGCTGATGCATCGCGGGTGA